The nucleotide window AGAACCTATTAAAGATATTAAGAAGGCAAAAATTGCAGTAGTAACTTCAGGAGGAGTTGTTCCTACAGGAAACCCTGATCATATAGAGTCTTCCAATGCTACAAAATACGGTTCTTATTCAATAGAAGGAATGAGTGAACTTTCACCTAATGATTTTACAACAATTCACGGAGGATATGACAGACAGTTTGTTATGGCAAATCCGAATCTTGTAGTACCTTTGGACGTATTAAGAGAAATGGAAAAAGACGGAGAATTCGGAGAACTTTATAATACATTCTTTGCTACTACAGGTACAGGTACAGCTACAGGTTCAGCAGCTAAATTCGGTACTGAAATAGGACAAAAACTTATAGATGAACATGTAGATGCTGTTATCCTTGTAAGTACTTGAGGTACTTGTACACGTTGCGGTGCAACGATGGTAAAAGGTATTGAAAAATACGGCATTCCTGTAGTTCATATGGCTACAGTAGTTCCTATATCATTAACAATAGGAGCTAACAGAATTATACCGGGAGTAGGTATACCATATCCTTTAGGAGATCCTACTCAAGGTGAAGTAGATTCCAAAAAAATACGTAAAAGAATGGTAAGAAGAGCACTTAAAGCGTTGCAAACACCTGTTACAGAACAAACAGTTTTTGAAAAAGACGATTTTTAATTAAAACCATTAGGAGAGGAACTGATACACATGGGAGAAGACAGCAATATAATTAACTGGAAAAGAGTTTTAATACTTGCAGGAGCAATTATTGCATTTACTATCGGTTCAGGATTTGCAACAGGACAGGAAATAGTTCAATATTATACTGCTTACGGTATGAGCGGACTTTTAGTTGTCGCAGTATTTGCAATAACATTTCTTTATTATAATTTCAGTTTTGCAAAAGCTGGAGCTGAAGAAAATTTTGACAGACCTAATGATATTTATAAATATTATTGCGGAAAATATATAGGAACATTTTTTGATTATTATTCAACAATATTCTGTTATATGTCATTTTGGGTAATGGTCGGAGGAGCTGCATCAACTTTAAATCAGGGATACGGATTGCCGCTTTGGGCAGGAGCAGTTATATTGACAGTAATAACTGTAGTTACTGTTATAGGAGGACTCAACTCTCTGGTTGATGCTATAGGAATAGTCGGACCTTTAATAGTTGTACTGTGTATAGCAATAGGTTTAATAACATGTATTAGAGACGGAGTAAATATCCCTCAAGGCTTGGAAATTATAAAAACTTCTGCTTATGAAGGTGCAAAAGCAGGAGAAACTATCAAAAATGCAGGAGCAAACTGGCTTATATCAGGATTATCATATGCAGGATTCGTACTTTTGTGGTTTGCGAGTTTCACTACTGCACTTGCAGGAAAAAACAGTAAGAAAAATTTAAAATACGGTATAATCGGAGGAACACTTGCAGTTTGTGTAGCTATAGTTTTGGTTTCTTTCGGGCAAATTGCAAATATTAATTTAGGAAGTGAAGGACAATATGTGTGGAATGCTCCGATACCGAATCTTATACTTGCTGCAAAAATTTGGAAGCCTTTCTCTGCTATATTTGCATTAGTTGTGTTTGCAGGAATTTATACAACAGCTGTACCTTTACTTTACAATCCGGCTGTATGTTTTTCAAAAGAAGGAACATTACAATTTAAAATACTTACAATATCTTTGGCATTGATAGGATTGGTTGTAGGTCTGTTCCTTGATTTCAGAACATTGGTAAACATAATATATGTTTTGAACGGTTATGTAGGTGCGGTACTTATAGTATTTATGCTTTGGAAGGATATTAAAGTTTTAAAAGATAAGAAAAAATAGGAATATAAAAGGAAGTAGGAGAAAATTCTTAAATGAGGGCTTATCAAGCCCTCGTATTTTCTTTATAATTTCTGATTTGAAAAATGAAAGGAAAAACCGTATGTGGAATTTAGAAAAAGCTATACTTGTTACTAATAATGATAAAGTTTATACTAAATATAAAGGTGAACTGCAATGTATTTTTGTAGAAAAATATGAAGATGTCTTAATAAAAGTAAGAGATTTGGTTTATGACAGACATATATTATTAACTCATCCGCAGGCATCAAGTTTAAAACCTAATCAGACACCGTACAGATCTGTAATGGTTTATCCTAAAGAAAAAGAAGATAATACGAAAGATATTCTTCTTATAGAAAAATGTCTGGAAACATTCAGACAATGGCAGCAAATAGCCAAAACACCTGAAAATTATCAGCCAAAAATATCGGATGATTTTAAAATAATTGATTTATCTGTAATAGACAATATAATACCTCGTATATATTGAGAATTAGACAAGTTAAAAAAATATCAAAATAGAGATTGACAAATCAAAAAATCGGGTTATACTATAAGTAACGGAAACTTAAAAGTTTTTATTTGATCGTCTATTTTAAAAACAGAACAGAATTTAAGAAATGCAGCAACAGATTAATAATATTCATAACAAATAAATTGCATACAAAGGAGAACAAATATGGAAATGTTAGTTAATCATAATGAAAAAGTTTTTAATATAGTAAAAAAAATGGAAAATATATGCTTTTGAAGCTGAGAAGTATGTAATCATTGCGGTGCAATGAAATTACAGAATATGAATAATTTTTTATGCACAAGGCATTTTTATGCTCTAAATTTTTGAGTTGGAGTATAAGAATGCTTTTTGTATTTTACTATAGTTTATAAACGTTGGATATATAAATCTGGAAATAAGGAGGTGAATTAAAGAAACAGTTTATAAAATGAACAAAGAGATTTGTTTTTGTTAAAGTATCAGGGTACTGAAAAATAAAAGAAAGGAGAAGTGTGATTGATAACAATCATACAACAAAAATATGAGCGAAAAAACAAAAGACAATTCGGTTTATTTAATTTCAGTGTCTATTATAACTCTGGTTGTTTTATGCGGTCTTATATTTCCTAAAGGATTTGAGTTATCGGCAAATATTTTGTTAAAAGGAATTGTTCATAATTTTGGATGGTTTTATACATTTGCAATGACCTGTTTTGTAGGATTTGCTATCTGGATAGCCTATTTTAGTAAATATAAAAACATGAAATTGGGACCCGATGATTCTAAACCTGAATACAGCAATTTATCATGGTTTGCAATGCTGTTTTCTGCGGGAATGGGAATAGGACTTGTTTTTTACGGAATATATGAGCCTCTATATCATTATGTAAATCCTATAGGAGCCGAATCAATGTCCGTTGATGCCGCTAAATTTGCTATGACGAAGTCGTTTCTTCATTGGGGATTGCATCCGTGGGCTAATTACAGTATATTGGGATTGGGATTAGCTTATATGCAGTTCAGAAGAAATAAACCGGGCTTAATAAGCAGTTTATTTATACCGTTGATAGGCGAAGAAAAAGCAAAAGGGTATATCGGAAAACTTATTGATATATTGGCAATATTTGCTACTGCTGCGGGAATGGCTACATCATTAGGATTGGGAACATATCAAATCAGCAGCGGATTGAACTTTATGTTTAAAATTCCCGAAACAACTCTTATACAAATAATAATAGTTGTTGTTATTACTATTATATATACTTGGACAGCTGTAACGGGAATTGATAAAGGAATAAAATTTATTTCAAATTTGAATATGATTTTGGTTGTGGCTTTATTAGGTTTATCAATTATATTCGGACCGACTATTGATATTCTTAATATTTTCGGTGAAAGTACAGGAAATTATTTGCAAAGTTTGTTATCCAATACATTTGAAATAGGAGCTTTCAGCAAAACCGACTGGTATGGAGCGTGGACATTATTTTACTGGGCATGGTGGATTGCGTGGGCACCTTTTACAGGAACTTTTATAGCGAGAATTTCCAAAGGACGTACAATAAGAGAATTTATAAGCGGTGTGCTTATTGTGCCGTCGTTAGTATCGTTTTTCTGGTTTTCAATATTCGGAGCAATAGATTTTGCAGTAGCAAAAGAAGTATTGGTAGAGGCTTCCAAAAATGCTTCAACTGCATTTTTCATGGTTATTAATAATATAACATTGGGAAATGTTATATCTGTAATAGCAATAGCTTTGCTGTTTACTTTCTTTATTACTTCGGCAAACTCGGCAACATTTGTTTTAGGTATGTTGTCTCATGAAGGAGATTTAAATCCGCCTAACTCGAAAAAACTCGTATGGGGAATTATACAATCGGCATTGGCTTTATCGTTGATGATAGGTTCGGCAAACGGATTGAAAATGTTACAGACAGTATCTATCGTAGCGGCATTTCCTTTTGCGTTTATAATGTTACTGACTATAGTTTCTATAATGAAAGCTCTAAAAGAAGATGATCAATACAATCAATTAAAATAAAACTGGGAGGAATATATGAAAAAGTTAAGAATTCACAATTTTCACGTAAAAGATGTTGTATTCGGTGAAAAGACAAAATATGAAAATGGAGTTTTGTATATAAACAAAGAAGAAGCACTAAATTTTATAAAAGAAGATAAGCATATTACAAGTGCAGATATAGAAATTGCAAAACCGGGAGAAGATATACGTATCGTACCTGTTAAAGAGGCAATAGAGCCTCGTGCGAGAAAAGACGGAAGAGCTGCATTTCCGGGAGTAACAGGAGATCTTGCTCCTTGCGGAGAAGGAGATTTGTATGCTCTTAAAGGAGTTTCGGTACTCGGTGTAGGTATGCACTGGGGGTCTTTCGGAGACGGACTTATCGATATGTCGGGAGAAGGACAGAAATATACAATATACGGAGAACTTATAAATATATGTCTTGTTGCTGATACTGATGAAGAATTTGAAAGACATGAACAACAAAAGAAAAACAGAGCAATCAGATGGGCAAGTCATAAATTTTCCGAATATTTGGCTAAAGCAGTGTTGGAACAGACTTCAAACGATATAGAAGAATACGATTTTGAATCTGTAAGAAACAGAAAAGCAGATGTAGAAAAACTTCCGAGTGTAGTATTGGTAATGCAACCTCAATCTCAAATGGAAGAAATGGGATATAACGATTTAATATACGGATGGGATTTAAACCACTATGTTCCTACATTTGTAAATCCTAATGAAATACTTGACGGAGCTATTATATCCGGTTCATTTATGCCTGCTTCATCAAAATGGTCTACATACGATATGCAAAATTTCCCTATTATAAAAGAATTGTATAAAGAACACGGTAAGACAGTTAATTTCTTGGGAGTTATCCTTTCCAATCTGAACGTTTCATTGGAACAGAAAGAAAGATCCGCAATCTTTGTTGCAAATCTTGCAAAAGCATTGGGAGCTGACGGAGCGATAGTTACAGAAGAAGGTTACGGAAACCCTGATACTGACTATATAAGATGTATAGTTGCATTGGAAGATGTAGGAGTTAAAGTAGTAGGAATAAGTAACGAGTGTACAGGTAGAGACGGAGCAAGTCAGCCGTTAGTTGTGCTGGATGAAAAAGCAGATGCGTTAGTGTCTACAGGAAATGTATCAGAAATGATAGAACTTCCTGCAGCTAAAAAAGTTATAGGAGAACTTCAGTCATTGGC belongs to Pseudoleptotrichia goodfellowii and includes:
- a CDS encoding GrdX family protein, coding for MWNLEKAILVTNNDKVYTKYKGELQCIFVEKYEDVLIKVRDLVYDRHILLTHPQASSLKPNQTPYRSVMVYPKEKEDNTKDILLIEKCLETFRQWQQIAKTPENYQPKISDDFKIIDLSVIDNIIPRIY
- a CDS encoding glycine/sarcosine/betaine reductase component B subunit encodes the protein MKKLRIHNFHVKDVVFGEKTKYENGVLYINKEEALNFIKEDKHITSADIEIAKPGEDIRIVPVKEAIEPRARKDGRAAFPGVTGDLAPCGEGDLYALKGVSVLGVGMHWGSFGDGLIDMSGEGQKYTIYGELINICLVADTDEEFERHEQQKKNRAIRWASHKFSEYLAKAVLEQTSNDIEEYDFESVRNRKADVEKLPSVVLVMQPQSQMEEMGYNDLIYGWDLNHYVPTFVNPNEILDGAIISGSFMPASSKWSTYDMQNFPIIKELYKEHGKTVNFLGVILSNLNVSLEQKERSAIFVANLAKALGADGAIVTEEGYGNPDTDYIRCIVALEDVGVKVVGISNECTGRDGASQPLVVLDEKADALVSTGNVSEMIELPAAKKVIGELQSLARDGLSGGWAHDEILGPSVREDGSIIMENNAMFCGDAIAGWSIKTMKEF
- a CDS encoding BCCT family transporter, whose translation is MSEKTKDNSVYLISVSIITLVVLCGLIFPKGFELSANILLKGIVHNFGWFYTFAMTCFVGFAIWIAYFSKYKNMKLGPDDSKPEYSNLSWFAMLFSAGMGIGLVFYGIYEPLYHYVNPIGAESMSVDAAKFAMTKSFLHWGLHPWANYSILGLGLAYMQFRRNKPGLISSLFIPLIGEEKAKGYIGKLIDILAIFATAAGMATSLGLGTYQISSGLNFMFKIPETTLIQIIIVVVITIIYTWTAVTGIDKGIKFISNLNMILVVALLGLSIIFGPTIDILNIFGESTGNYLQSLLSNTFEIGAFSKTDWYGAWTLFYWAWWIAWAPFTGTFIARISKGRTIREFISGVLIVPSLVSFFWFSIFGAIDFAVAKEVLVEASKNASTAFFMVINNITLGNVISVIAIALLFTFFITSANSATFVLGMLSHEGDLNPPNSKKLVWGIIQSALALSLMIGSANGLKMLQTVSIVAAFPFAFIMLLTIVSIMKALKEDDQYNQLK
- the grdF gene encoding sarcosine reductase complex component B subunit beta translates to MKKYKVVHYINQFFAGIGGEEKADHKPELREGSVGPGQALQEALGEEFEIVATIICGDNYFGENLEVATDTVLEMVKKYNPDVFVAGPAFNAGRYGVACGTVCKAVEERLGVPSVTAEYEENPGVDMFRKDVIIMKTGNSAADMRKVVKSISNIVKKLAKGEEILGPAIEGYHERGIRVNYFAEERASERAIKMMLKKLKGEEFETDLPMPKFDRVDPAEPIKDIKKAKIAVVTSGGVVPTGNPDHIESSNATKYGSYSIEGMSELSPNDFTTIHGGYDRQFVMANPNLVVPLDVLREMEKDGEFGELYNTFFATTGTGTATGSAAKFGTEIGQKLIDEHVDAVILVSTUGTCTRCGATMVKGIEKYGIPVVHMATVVPISLTIGANRIIPGVGIPYPLGDPTQGEVDSKKIRKRMVRRALKALQTPVTEQTVFEKDDF
- a CDS encoding YkvI family membrane protein, producing the protein MGEDSNIINWKRVLILAGAIIAFTIGSGFATGQEIVQYYTAYGMSGLLVVAVFAITFLYYNFSFAKAGAEENFDRPNDIYKYYCGKYIGTFFDYYSTIFCYMSFWVMVGGAASTLNQGYGLPLWAGAVILTVITVVTVIGGLNSLVDAIGIVGPLIVVLCIAIGLITCIRDGVNIPQGLEIIKTSAYEGAKAGETIKNAGANWLISGLSYAGFVLLWFASFTTALAGKNSKKNLKYGIIGGTLAVCVAIVLVSFGQIANINLGSEGQYVWNAPIPNLILAAKIWKPFSAIFALVVFAGIYTTAVPLLYNPAVCFSKEGTLQFKILTISLALIGLVVGLFLDFRTLVNIIYVLNGYVGAVLIVFMLWKDIKVLKDKKK